A single genomic interval of Lewinellaceae bacterium harbors:
- a CDS encoding cation-translocating P-type ATPase — translation MIEDSIPLLPEYPGLTSDEVARQQQLHGYNRSVKAPNQAWELIIAILKEPMVLLLLVACSIYFILSEWSEAFTMLGAILFVAGISLFQDYRSQRAVKALQQMTMTKAKVVRNKMLTEIPSDNIVVKDIAVIEEGDLIPADMHLLTEYDLAVNEAVLTGESTDVVKQPGDQLYQGTMVLRGYGYARVSAIGTGTRLAAIEHSLGSVRPVETPLQSQVHRFVRLMVIAGSLAFLLVWGYKSWETGSIIHGLLHGLTMAMSVIPEEIPVAMTTFLALGAYRLLKLQIIARQPQSVETLGAATVICVDKTGTLTKNLMQVAKTWEAQSGKVTDFITAPEFNEVLEYAMWSSERSPFDPMETSIHQWYSTLNTRDIRASATMLKDFPLAGSPPVMTHLFDLPGQGVITAIKGGLETVLKRSQVSAEEEAEAMSISKSFASLGFRVLGVGKGTWGQEKMPEKPEDMTFTFLGIIAFSDPPETHIPDVIKSFHEAGVEVKMITGDYLETARSVAATVGITDTPYLTGSEMQSMSEPELTRIVGKTNVFARIYPEAKLRIVQALRKSGEVVAMTGDGVNDAPALKAADIGIAMGKRGTEVAKGAAGLVLGDDDLAHMVDAIYLGRRIHANLKKAIRYIISIHIPIITLIVLNQFLPFLPETLFSPIHVIFLELIMGPTCSIIYENEPTRRNELVHPSRQHRNVSLLQGKPLTITILQGLLITITCLITGYWATRHGYDDDTQRTLIFSTLVFANVFLTLVNRSFRLRIWETFTRGNALIPLILIVSLLLWACTVTIPAVRHIFEFSALRLSDLLIPVMMAMLGTLWIEPFKGTSLIE, via the coding sequence ATGATTGAGGACTCCATTCCTTTATTACCGGAATACCCCGGTCTTACTTCGGATGAAGTAGCCAGACAACAACAATTGCATGGCTACAACCGAAGCGTAAAAGCCCCAAACCAGGCCTGGGAGCTGATTATCGCTATTCTGAAAGAGCCGATGGTGTTGCTCCTCCTTGTCGCTTGTTCGATTTATTTTATCCTGTCTGAGTGGTCCGAAGCATTTACCATGCTGGGCGCTATTCTGTTTGTGGCAGGCATTTCTCTTTTCCAGGACTACCGTAGCCAACGGGCTGTCAAGGCACTTCAGCAGATGACCATGACAAAAGCGAAAGTGGTCCGAAATAAGATGCTGACAGAGATACCATCCGATAACATCGTTGTCAAAGACATTGCGGTTATTGAAGAGGGAGACCTGATCCCGGCAGATATGCATCTTCTCACCGAATACGACCTGGCAGTCAACGAAGCGGTACTTACCGGCGAGTCAACCGATGTAGTCAAGCAACCTGGTGATCAGCTTTACCAGGGAACTATGGTGTTACGTGGATATGGCTATGCCCGTGTTTCTGCCATCGGCACCGGGACACGTCTTGCCGCCATTGAACATTCGTTAGGCTCGGTACGCCCGGTCGAAACACCGCTACAGTCACAGGTACACCGATTTGTACGACTGATGGTCATTGCCGGTTCACTTGCATTTCTACTGGTATGGGGTTACAAATCCTGGGAAACCGGCAGTATCATCCACGGTTTACTGCATGGGTTGACCATGGCGATGAGCGTTATTCCGGAAGAGATCCCGGTGGCGATGACCACATTCCTGGCTCTGGGAGCTTATCGTTTATTAAAGCTGCAAATCATTGCCCGCCAGCCCCAGTCTGTGGAGACCCTGGGCGCAGCAACTGTGATCTGCGTGGATAAGACCGGCACACTGACCAAAAACCTGATGCAGGTAGCCAAAACCTGGGAAGCCCAATCCGGTAAGGTGACCGATTTTATCACCGCCCCTGAATTCAACGAGGTACTGGAATATGCAATGTGGTCCAGTGAACGGTCTCCTTTTGACCCCATGGAAACCTCCATTCATCAGTGGTATTCCACCTTGAACACCCGTGATATCCGTGCTTCAGCAACCATGTTAAAGGATTTTCCGCTGGCAGGATCGCCGCCCGTCATGACCCATCTCTTTGATCTTCCCGGACAGGGTGTCATTACAGCCATTAAAGGCGGGCTGGAGACCGTCTTAAAACGATCCCAGGTGAGTGCTGAAGAGGAGGCTGAAGCTATGTCGATCAGTAAATCCTTCGCTTCCCTGGGTTTCCGGGTATTGGGTGTCGGTAAAGGAACCTGGGGTCAGGAAAAGATGCCGGAGAAGCCGGAGGACATGACTTTCACCTTTCTCGGTATCATCGCATTTTCCGACCCTCCCGAGACTCATATTCCGGATGTGATCAAGTCCTTCCATGAGGCTGGCGTTGAGGTCAAAATGATAACCGGTGATTACCTGGAAACAGCCCGATCTGTTGCTGCAACCGTAGGAATAACCGATACACCTTATCTTACCGGTTCCGAAATGCAATCCATGAGTGAACCGGAATTAACCAGGATAGTAGGAAAAACAAATGTCTTTGCCCGTATTTATCCTGAAGCCAAACTGCGCATCGTACAAGCACTGCGCAAATCCGGCGAAGTTGTGGCTATGACCGGTGACGGAGTTAATGACGCACCGGCACTCAAGGCTGCAGACATTGGAATTGCCATGGGTAAACGAGGCACTGAAGTAGCCAAAGGTGCGGCAGGCCTTGTCCTGGGTGATGATGACCTGGCACATATGGTTGATGCCATCTATCTGGGCCGCCGGATCCATGCCAATCTGAAGAAAGCCATCCGGTACATCATCTCGATACACATCCCGATCATTACCCTCATCGTCCTTAATCAGTTCCTTCCCTTTTTGCCGGAGACTCTTTTTTCACCCATACACGTCATCTTCCTGGAATTAATCATGGGACCGACCTGCTCGATCATCTATGAAAATGAACCGACCCGTAGAAACGAACTGGTTCATCCTTCCCGCCAACACCGGAATGTATCCCTCCTCCAGGGAAAACCATTGACGATCACCATTCTTCAGGGGTTACTGATCACCATCACCTGCTTGATCACAGGTTACTGGGCGACCCGGCATGGATACGATGATGATACTCAAAGAACGCTGATCTTCAGTACGCTGGTTTTTGCCAATGTATTTCTAACGCTGGTCAACCGGTCCTTCCGGTTACGCATCTGGGAAACCTTTACACGCGGTAACGCTTTGATCCCCTTAATCCTGATAGTCTCATTATTGTTGTGGGCCTGCACCGTGACGATACCTGCTGTACGTCATATCTTCGAGTTTTCCGCTCTGAGACTTTCCGATTTGCTGATTCCGGTTATGATGGCCATGCTGGGCACCTTATGGATAGAACCATTTAAGGGGACCTCACTTATTGAATAA
- the corA gene encoding magnesium/cobalt transporter CorA, with protein sequence MKTSKKGLPPGTIVYTGDQKVEKTIINVFLYSGERIEVVREVQLDDLDHLLKREDCITWVDIRGLHDVELLQRIGQEGDIHPLILEDIADVHQRPKYESLENGAFLVLQAMYFNKHNLFKSEQVSMYVTPYYLISFQEKKEDVFEAVKLRLIENRGIIRQKTTDYLAYSLIDVIVDDYFEALDKLENDVFAIEQDILDNKTEDIKERLHAARHILVRMSKSVLPWRDAMLKTMKLDDLTFGESVLPYLRDLYDHTVQVIDRQDTLRDMINGLRDLYHSELNLAMNKIMQVLTIISTIFIPLTFLVGVYGMNFDNMPELKWQYGYPLVWVAMVMMALLLLQWFKKKKWF encoded by the coding sequence ATGAAGACATCCAAAAAAGGCTTACCACCTGGCACTATTGTCTACACGGGAGATCAAAAGGTAGAAAAAACCATTATCAATGTTTTCCTGTACAGTGGTGAGCGTATCGAAGTCGTACGTGAAGTTCAGCTGGACGACCTTGACCATTTGCTTAAAAGGGAAGACTGCATCACCTGGGTCGATATCCGTGGATTACACGATGTTGAATTGCTTCAGCGCATCGGGCAGGAAGGAGATATCCATCCATTGATCCTGGAAGACATTGCGGACGTACATCAGCGGCCAAAATACGAATCATTGGAAAACGGAGCATTCCTGGTGTTACAAGCCATGTATTTCAATAAGCATAATCTGTTTAAAAGTGAGCAGGTTTCGATGTATGTCACCCCCTATTACCTGATCAGTTTTCAGGAAAAGAAAGAAGATGTTTTTGAAGCAGTCAAGTTAAGGCTGATTGAAAATCGCGGAATAATTCGTCAAAAAACCACCGATTATCTGGCATATTCTCTGATTGATGTTATCGTCGATGATTACTTTGAGGCACTGGATAAGCTTGAAAATGACGTATTTGCCATCGAGCAGGACATTCTGGACAACAAGACCGAAGATATCAAGGAACGTCTGCATGCCGCCCGGCATATCCTGGTCCGTATGAGCAAGTCTGTCCTTCCGTGGCGGGATGCGATGTTAAAGACCATGAAACTGGATGACCTCACATTTGGTGAATCCGTCCTACCCTATTTACGGGATCTTTATGATCATACGGTGCAGGTTATTGACCGTCAGGATACATTGCGGGATATGATCAACGGTTTACGCGATCTCTACCATTCGGAATTAAATCTGGCCATGAACAAAATCATGCAGGTCCTGACCATCATATCAACCATCTTTATTCCACTGACCTTTCTGGTTGGTGTCTACGGGATGAATTTCGATAATATGCCGGAACTGAAATGGCAATATGGTTATCCGCTGGTTTGGGTTGCCATGGTCATGATGGCTTTATTGCTGCTCCAATGGTTTAAAAAGAAGAAATGGTTCTAA